A section of the Anabaena cylindrica PCC 7122 genome encodes:
- a CDS encoding metal ABC transporter ATP-binding protein has translation MNPTAAINISHLGVHYRTQEALRDINCIIKPGRLTGIFGPNGAGKSTLMKAILGLVPLNNGQVLYEGKALMQQLERVAYVPQRSQIDWNYPATVWDVVMMGRVKKTGWLRSFSTVSRQVAKDALERVGMETFKNRTIGELSGGQQQRVFLARALTQQAEIFCFDEPFVGIDQKTQTIIFEVFQELAAANKIVLVVNHDLGESIVHFDDLILLNCELIATGSRQQVLTEQNLHQAYGGKVMYFSDAA, from the coding sequence ATGAATCCCACCGCAGCCATTAACATCTCCCATTTAGGGGTACACTACCGGACACAGGAAGCTTTGCGGGATATTAACTGCATTATTAAACCAGGACGACTGACGGGAATTTTTGGCCCCAATGGTGCTGGTAAAAGCACGCTGATGAAAGCAATTTTGGGATTAGTACCTTTAAATAATGGTCAAGTTTTATACGAAGGTAAAGCCCTAATGCAGCAACTAGAAAGAGTTGCCTATGTACCACAACGTAGCCAAATTGATTGGAATTATCCTGCTACGGTTTGGGATGTAGTGATGATGGGACGTGTGAAAAAGACAGGCTGGTTGCGTAGTTTCTCGACTGTTAGCCGCCAAGTAGCCAAAGATGCTTTAGAAAGAGTGGGAATGGAGACATTTAAAAACCGCACCATTGGTGAACTGTCTGGAGGACAACAACAAAGGGTATTTTTAGCCCGTGCTTTAACCCAGCAAGCAGAAATTTTTTGTTTTGATGAACCCTTTGTAGGAATTGATCAAAAAACCCAAACCATAATTTTTGAAGTCTTCCAAGAACTAGCCGCAGCTAACAAAATCGTCCTCGTAGTTAATCACGACTTAGGCGAATCCATCGTTCATTTTGATGATTTAATTTTACTAAATTGTGAACTAATTGCCACAGGTTCTCGCCAACAAGTCCTGACAGAACAAAACCTCCATCAAGCTTACGGAGGAAAAGTCATGTACTTTTCTGATGCAGCATAA
- a CDS encoding metal ABC transporter permease: MIQTLIEPLQYGFMQRSLIIAILVGLLCAVVGSYLMVQRLALLGDAISHSVLPGLAIAFMIGANIFVGAFIAGIVSTMVIAFIKTRSPIKEDAAMGIVFSAFFALGVTLITVIQKDNKIDLNHFLFGNILSVTVDEVRDTTIIAAIVLIVIVLLYKELLFYTFDPLGAQAAGLPVNRLNFGLMLLIALTIVASMKAVGVILVLSLLITPGATAYLIVKRLHEVMIVGAIIGVISSISGMYISYFYNLPSGPAIVLVVSSLFTLALLFSPRHGIIFASRQPRKQALEK, from the coding sequence ATGATTCAAACACTAATAGAACCGTTGCAATATGGCTTTATGCAACGTTCCTTAATCATCGCCATACTCGTAGGCTTATTATGTGCAGTAGTTGGTAGTTACTTAATGGTACAACGCCTAGCATTACTGGGTGATGCTATCAGCCATTCTGTTTTACCAGGATTAGCGATCGCATTTATGATCGGTGCTAATATCTTTGTCGGTGCATTTATTGCCGGCATTGTGAGTACAATGGTCATAGCTTTTATTAAAACACGCTCACCCATTAAAGAAGATGCCGCCATGGGTATAGTGTTTTCAGCCTTTTTTGCTCTGGGTGTGACTTTAATTACAGTTATTCAAAAAGATAATAAAATCGATCTGAATCACTTCCTTTTTGGGAATATTCTGAGTGTAACTGTAGATGAAGTGCGAGATACAACTATCATTGCGGCGATTGTCTTGATAGTTATCGTCCTGTTATACAAAGAACTTCTATTTTACACCTTTGATCCATTGGGCGCACAAGCCGCAGGTTTACCAGTTAATCGTCTCAACTTTGGTTTAATGCTGTTGATTGCTTTAACTATTGTCGCCAGCATGAAAGCTGTAGGCGTGATTTTAGTATTATCACTTTTAATTACCCCAGGTGCAACCGCTTATCTAATAGTGAAGCGCTTGCATGAAGTGATGATTGTCGGAGCCATAATTGGTGTAATTTCTAGTATTAGCGGAATGTATATCAGCTACTTTTATAATTTACCTTCTGGGCCAGCTATCGTTTTAGTAGTTTCGAGTTTATTTACCTTGGCTTTATTATTCAGTCCCAGACATGGAATAATTTTTGCATCTCGTCAACCAAGGAAGCAAGCTTTGGAAAAATAG
- a CDS encoding exopolysaccharide biosynthesis protein, with translation MHSRFSQQIKSLLQGLAEQSLTIGDILAETSERGFSLVISLLVLPFLLPMPPGFTGPFGGTCLLLSAQMVLGRRTPWLPRKIANYQFPHAIAQIILQNLHRVTRVLEKITRPRLMQIASHPWIWRLNGLCIFWLTILLILPIPFTNPIPTVGILLLAVAMIESDGLLICISYVITALITLLFGFVGYALWFATLKN, from the coding sequence ATGCATTCGCGATTTTCTCAACAGATTAAATCTTTGTTGCAAGGTTTAGCTGAACAGTCACTGACTATCGGTGATATTCTGGCAGAAACTTCAGAACGGGGTTTTAGTTTAGTAATTTCATTATTAGTGTTGCCCTTTTTATTGCCTATGCCACCAGGCTTTACAGGGCCTTTTGGCGGTACCTGCTTGCTGTTATCGGCACAGATGGTTCTGGGCAGAAGAACACCCTGGTTACCCAGAAAAATCGCTAACTACCAATTTCCTCACGCTATTGCTCAGATAATTCTACAAAATTTGCATCGAGTAACTAGGGTGTTGGAAAAAATCACTCGTCCCCGATTAATGCAAATAGCTTCTCATCCTTGGATTTGGCGCTTAAATGGGCTTTGTATATTTTGGCTGACAATATTATTAATATTACCAATTCCCTTTACCAATCCCATTCCCACTGTAGGTATTTTACTTTTGGCAGTTGCCATGATTGAATCTGACGGTTTGCTGATATGCATCAGCTACGTGATTACAGCCTTGATTACTTTATTGTTTGGGTTTGTTGGTTATGCACTGTGGTTTGCCACTCTCAAGAACTGA